In the genome of Diaphorobacter sp. HDW4A, the window CGGCCGAGGCCGGTGGCGTCGCGGAACGCAGCGGCCTGGAGGCCTGCGTCCGACGAGGTGTACGAGCGCGCGATTTCTGCGAGACGCTCGATTGTAGTCAGTGGATAGAACAAATCCTTCACCACCTGAAAAACTTGACCGCGACGCGCGAGGCTGGCGAGGGTCTGACGGACCATGGCCTCGGGGATCTTCATATCGTTGGCGAGGGTGCGTACCCAGGGCGGGTCGAATTCTCCGTTGATGAGAAGGGGAAGAAGCTGTTCTGCGATCTGCTCCTCGGCTTCGTTCATGCGCACCGCGTGTTCGGGGCGGTGTAGCCAGTGGCCGCTGCGCGCCATGCTGCCGTCCGCCAGCAACTGCTCGACGAGGTATTGCCACAGAGGCTCGTCGGTGCGCGGTGCGGCCAGGCGCTTGAGGCGCTTGGTGTCGGGGCCGATCTCGTCGGGCGAGGTGGTGTGGAAGGTCTGCAGGCGCTCGAACACCAGTGTTTTCAAGGCTTGCAGCGCGGCGGGTGCCATCGCCATTTGGCCGTTGGCGAAACGCAGGGCGTACTGTGGCAGGGGCAGGGCGTCCGGACTAGTCACGCCTTCCGCACGCGCGGTGCGCTGCAGGTCGAGGCCTTGGGCTGATTGCGCGAGCAGCGCGGCTAGGCGCTCGGCGCGCTGGGGCAGTGCCTGAGCTTGCAGTGTGGCAAGGCGCTCTGTTGTGCTGCGATAGCGCTGCGGCGCGAACGGGTCGAGCACGCGTATGCCCGCGAGGGTGCGGGTAGCAGAGGCGTCGCGCAGCACGCCGCGATCACCGTGCCACACGGGCAGGCTGCCGTGCAGCACGATCTGTGCGAGCGCGGCGGCGCCGGGCTCGAGCGTGGTGCGGCCCAGCAGCACGATGCTGCCCGTGACGTCGCTGGTGCCGAGGTGCACATGCACGGGTGTGCCCGAGCGCAGCGCGCGTTCTTCGTCGGGCCAGAGTGTGCATTCGACGTCGAGGCGTTCGGTGTGCAGCGCGATGTGGCTGGCACTGATCCAGTCGCCGCGATGCACTTCGTCCTTGGCCACGCCCGCGAGCGCCAAGGCGCTGCGTTGTCCGCGCGTGGCCAATGTGGCCTGCCGGTTCAGTGCATGGATGCCGCGCACGCGCACGGTCTTTCCGCTCGGGCTCAGCGTGAGCTCGTCGCCGACCGAGACCGTGCCGTGGGTGATGCTGCCAGTGACTACGGTGCCGACGCCGGTGAGCGTGAACGAGCGGTCCACCGCCATGCGGAAGGCGTGCGTGTCGATATTTGCGGTGCCATCGTCATGTTCAAGGGCACGTGCGAGCAGGTGCTGGCGCAGCGCTTCGATGCCATCGCCGGTGATGGCGGATACCTCGAACATTGGTGCGCCCGCGAGTGCGGTGGGGGCGAGCAGTTGGGTGACTTCGGCACGCACTTCGGCGATGCGTTCGGCGCGGGTGGCAGTGTCGAGCCGGTCCACCTTGGTGATGGCGACGGTGGCCTGTTGCACGCCCAGCAGGGAGACGACCGCGAAGTGCTCACGCGTCTGCGGCATCACGCCGTCATCGGCCGCCACCACGAGCAGGGCGTGGGCGATGCCGGTGGCGCCGGCGAGCATGGTGTGCAGGAGTTTTTCGTGGCCGGGGACGTCGACGAAGCCGAGCGTCGTGCCGTCGTCGGCATGCAGGTAAGCGTAGCCCAGCTCGATGGAAATGCCGCGGCGTTTTTCCTCGGGGAGGCGGTCGGTTTCCACGCCCGTCAGAGCCCGAACCAGCGAAGTCTTTCCATGGTCAATATGACCTGCAGTGCCAATGATCATGTGCTTTTTTTGGTTGGTGTGCTGTTCGTGCTGAGGTGACGATATGGCCCCTCATGCGTTGTTGCGAAGCCTTGCTGTACAGGCGGTACTGTCTGCGGCTTCGCGCCTAGCCTGAGGGGCCATCTCGTCATTGGGGTGGTGGTTCACACCCCCCTGCGCGCTGCTGAGCTTGCTGATTTCATGCTTCCTGTTTTTGTGTTGTCAGGGCGTGTTCATCGCGCTTTCTAGCGTTGTCAATTGCTGTGTGAATGTGGCTTCGTCGCGGGCTTCCAAGCAGCGCAGATCCAGCCAGAGGGTGTCGTCGGAGATGC includes:
- the selB gene encoding selenocysteine-specific translation elongation factor, with product MIIGTAGHIDHGKTSLVRALTGVETDRLPEEKRRGISIELGYAYLHADDGTTLGFVDVPGHEKLLHTMLAGATGIAHALLVVAADDGVMPQTREHFAVVSLLGVQQATVAITKVDRLDTATRAERIAEVRAEVTQLLAPTALAGAPMFEVSAITGDGIEALRQHLLARALEHDDGTANIDTHAFRMAVDRSFTLTGVGTVVTGSITHGTVSVGDELTLSPSGKTVRVRGIHALNRQATLATRGQRSALALAGVAKDEVHRGDWISASHIALHTERLDVECTLWPDEERALRSGTPVHVHLGTSDVTGSIVLLGRTTLEPGAAALAQIVLHGSLPVWHGDRGVLRDASATRTLAGIRVLDPFAPQRYRSTTERLATLQAQALPQRAERLAALLAQSAQGLDLQRTARAEGVTSPDALPLPQYALRFANGQMAMAPAALQALKTLVFERLQTFHTTSPDEIGPDTKRLKRLAAPRTDEPLWQYLVEQLLADGSMARSGHWLHRPEHAVRMNEAEEQIAEQLLPLLINGEFDPPWVRTLANDMKIPEAMVRQTLASLARRGQVFQVVKDLFYPLTTIERLAEIARSYTSSDAGLQAAAFRDATGLGRKRAIQLLEFFDRVGFTRRVKDQHLLRPGTSLFDSGV